The Melospiza melodia melodia isolate bMelMel2 unplaced genomic scaffold, bMelMel2.pri scaffold_34, whole genome shotgun sequence genome includes the window cagcaaatgtccaaccgcagctccatcaggcacttcctcctgctggcattggcagacacgcggcagctgcagctcctgcacttctgcctcttgctgggcatctccctggctgccctcctgggcaacggcctcatcatcagcgctgtagcctgcggccaccacctgcacacgcccatgttcttcttcctgctcaacctggccctcactgacctgggctccatctgcaccactgtccctaaagccatgcacaattccctctgggacaccagggacatctcctactcaggatgtgctgctcagctgtttctgtttgtatttttcatttctgcagaattttccctcctgaccgtcatgtgctacgaccgctatgtgtccatctgcaaacccctgcactacgggaccctcctgggcagcagagcgtgtgcccacatggcagcagctgcctgggccagtgcctttctcactgctctactgcaaacagccaatacattttccctgcacctgtgccatggcaatgccctgggccagttcttctgtgaggttccccagattctcaaactctcctgctcccactccaccttcagaaaaatttggatttcattgtttgttgcctgtttagcttttggctgttttgtgttcattgttttctcctatgtgcagatcttcagggctgtgctgaggatcccctctgagcagggacggcacaaagccttttccacctgcctccctcacctagccgtgctctccctgttcctcagcactggcacatttgcctacctgaagccctcctccatctcctccgcatccctggatctggccctgtcagttctgtactcggtggtgcctccagctctgaaccccctcatctacagcctgaggaaccaggagctcaaggctgtggtgtggacactgatgaatagacggttacagaaacgttaagcttctgaccagtttctgcaaatctcatgaaataaaagtcatctttgataccactggggtttgtttgttgatatgttcctgtctttcggtttagcgttttattatttacaacaaaggaaggtcagtgtttgtgccatttctcattttgtttctctcagtgTTCAcggtggcctcagactgtgtcaatgaggtgctgcactctaagtggcttcagacagaataaaggctctccgagcagagttttcaccagagttcccccttctgttcccttctctggagctgcagcagcaatgtctgtgtgcagagctgggggcagatcagtgctggcccagcagctgtgcccagcagcagcagcacttggtgttgccagtgctgctgccgtggccctgccccgctgccctgatggccctggtgttgctgcagggcctgagtgctctcggggccgggcacagccctgggggtggcagtgccggggctgcagcagggacaggccatgggcactgctggggcagcgctgacgcctcagcccagggcctgggggctccaggctccttgcccaggctctctcaagaacacgcccaggcctatgctcagcacagaaaagccccgtgagcagccccaggctggctgtgggcaggctgggggcaaacagcatggctggggctctgcaagggccctggggcagacgggaaggagcagcagagcaggggctgatccatccccagtgcactgcacagcccagggcagcatcccagagcgtcctcatggagctgccaacaacatcccccgtctgcagccctggcctctcccccagctcacacaggtgccccatccttgcaggcacagacacggcagcactggctcagcagcccctctttgcattgcacagagcagggggagcacccccatgctgttggtgtggggatatgaacctgagagagcacaaatgccatcagcccctggggccagcaagggctgggggacaccagggaaaccactcagctttgccctggcctctgcagtcacccagaaagtttgtacccatgagctgggagtttcctgtcccactgcagacactgttgctcagagccagggctgcctggcagccacccccaaactgccctgagcatttccttggcttcacctgtgctttctttcccctttcctaatctagattacttcttcttccacccctgtaccctcccttcaaacagcccatccctgtttgccctttcctctctggccccactccccattgcagttcctgacttggcaccatgggaacgtcccttgggcagcaggatcatcctacaagtgctgcaggaattgtctgcagg containing:
- the LOC134434303 gene encoding olfactory receptor 14J1-like, with protein sequence MFFFLLNLALTDLGSICTTVPKAMHNSLWDTRDISYSGCAAQLFLFVFFISAEFSLLTVMCYDRYVSICKPLHYGTLLGSRACAHMAAAAWASAFLTALLQTANTFSLHLCHGNALGQFFCEVPQILKLSCSHSTFRKIWISLFVACLAFGCFVFIVFSYVQIFRAVLRIPSEQGRHKAFSTCLPHLAVLSLFLSTGTFAYLKPSSISSASLDLALSVLYSVVPPALNPLIYSL